The following DNA comes from Candidatus Poribacteria bacterium.
CAAGTTTGGTTTGATGTTTAAGCAAAGAATTCTCAACTTACCTTCTGCGCCGTTGTTGCAGGCTACAGGTTTGATTTGACGTGTAAAAGAAAACAGGAGGAAATAAGATATGTTAAACTGGGGCGTTATGAGTGCAGGCGGCATCGCCTATGTCTTCTGCAACGGGATGCGTTTCACGGGCTCCGGGCAGATCCTTGCCGTTGCGAGTCGCACCCAATCCAAGATGGATAGACTCGTCAACGATTTCGGTATCCCGCGCCAATACAACGATTACGCAGACCTGTTGACGGATGACGATATCGACGCTATCTATATTGCCACAATCCATCCACTTCATGCGGAGTGGGCGATAAAGTGTGCTGAAGCCGGGAAACACCTCCTCGTTGAGAAACCGATCAGCATGAACCACGCCGAAGCCGCGGCGATGGTAGACGCGGCACGCGAAAATGACGTGTTTCTCATGGAAGCCTTCATGTATCGCACCCATCCACAGGTCGCGAAGGTGGTCGAACTGATACAGGACGGCACGATCGGCGAGGTCCTTGTTATCCGATCCACTTTCAGTTACCGATCGAATTTTAACCCGCAAAGCCGAATTTTTAACCGCGAAATGGGTGGCGGCGGTATCCTTGATATCGGATGTTATACCGCTTCAATGACGCGCAAAATGGCGGGTGCCGCTGACAATAAGTTGTTCCTGAACCCCGTGGAAATAAAAGGGAACGGCAAAATCGGTCCGACGGGTGTTGACCATATCGCAGCAGCGACGCTGAAGTTTGAAAACGGTATCATTGGGGAGATCATAGCTGCCGTTGAATGCAGCGTTGGGAGCAGTGTCTTTATCTACGGCACAGAAGGCTCGATTACCATCCCAAGCCCTTGGTTACCTTCATCGCTCTGTCGCCACGCAAGGGAGCCGTTACCCCTCGATACAGTTTTCCCGTCAACACAAATTATCGTTGAATCGCATCAGCGTCGGGAAGAAATTACGGTCGATGTTGATCAGGATCTCTTTACCTACGAGGCGGATACAGTCGCGAACCATATCGCAGATCGGCAGGCACCGGCGATGTCTTGGGACGATACGCTCGGCAATATGCAACTACTGGAAGCTTGGCTCGCAGAGGTAGGCGTTACTCATTTTTAATCTTACCTTGCGGGTCGGTTAGGTAGGTTTGATAGATAAGGTGTCTCTCCGTAGATCCGCCTGCGTGTTTTTGCTTGGGCGTTTCTGCGTATTGTTGCGGGCTTGGTTTTCGCTTTTAATTTTACCTTGCGGAGAAACGACGCGATTTGAGATTTCACACTTTCTGTATTCGAGCCGCCTGCGTGTTTTTGCAGGCTTGGTTTTCGTTAAGCAATTTGCGGTATTAAATATGCACATTGTACATCAATAACGGGCG
Coding sequences within:
- a CDS encoding Gfo/Idh/MocA family oxidoreductase, with amino-acid sequence MLNWGVMSAGGIAYVFCNGMRFTGSGQILAVASRTQSKMDRLVNDFGIPRQYNDYADLLTDDDIDAIYIATIHPLHAEWAIKCAEAGKHLLVEKPISMNHAEAAAMVDAARENDVFLMEAFMYRTHPQVAKVVELIQDGTIGEVLVIRSTFSYRSNFNPQSRIFNREMGGGGILDIGCYTASMTRKMAGAADNKLFLNPVEIKGNGKIGPTGVDHIAAATLKFENGIIGEIIAAVECSVGSSVFIYGTEGSITIPSPWLPSSLCRHAREPLPLDTVFPSTQIIVESHQRREEITVDVDQDLFTYEADTVANHIADRQAPAMSWDDTLGNMQLLEAWLAEVGVTHF